The genomic region CGGGCGCGGAACGCCGTGGCGGATCTTCTATAGCGTAAACGATCAACAGGTTTCGATCCTGCATATCCGTCATGGTCGGCAGGATTACTGGCGCCCAACCGATACGGACACCTGATCACAGCACAAATATTTAGCGCAGATCTTTGGGCAGGATGTGAACACCGTTTTCATCAAGGCGAATTTCATCGACCTTGGTCACGTGCTCCACCGACAGAACATCATACAAATGCGGGAACAGCGTGCCGCCACGGGCCGGTTCCCATTTCAGTTTCGCGGCAATCGGCGCCACCGGCACCCGCAGAAGCTTCAAATGGTCCCGCCCGGCATAATGCAGCGCAAGCGTTGCGGCCAGCGTATCCTGGGTCGAGAAATGGATAAAGCCATCGGCAATATCATGGGGCGCACCGTCATATTGTCCGGCGCTGAGGGCTTCTGCCCATTCATCCGAACCCAATACGCGATAGATCATGTCATCAGTTGTATTTGTCATGGCGGGAATTTAGGCAGACACGGGCAAAACGGCAAGCCTATTTCATCTGATCCTTAAGCCAGCCCAAAAGCTGCGCATATCGCTCCGTCCTGGCAAATTCCGGGCTGCAGACCAGCCAATAGGCTGATTTCATCGGCACAGCCTTCCCGACCGGTTTCAAGAACCCTTGCGCGATATCGCCCTCGATCAGAAGCGTTCGGCCAAGCCCGATGCCCATGCCATTGATTGCCGCCTGCAACACCAGATCGGCACGATCAAAGGCCAATGCATTGCTGTGCGCATCAAGCCTCACCCCCGCCTTCGCCGCGTAATAATCCCAACTGAAATCCGTGCCATCACGCTCCCCCACCGCATCCTTGAGTAAGGTAACGTCAAGATCGCCAAGAACATCTTCAAGCCCCCTGCCCACAGCGACATAGCCCGGACGGGCAACCGGCATGATCTCTGCCTTTTTAATCAGTGTTGAATGCAGCCCCGGATAGGGCCCCGCACCAAAACGGATGGCGGCATCAATGGTGCCCCGGGTGAAATCCACTGGCCGGTCATTAACATCAAGCGCCACCTCAAGCCCCGCCTGCTGCGCCGAGGCCAGATTGGGCAGCACCCATTTCATCGCCAGCGCGGATGCCACCGACAGGCGCACCGTGCCCGCGGTCCGGAATTTCTCCAGCCGGTCAAACGCCGCGTCCCAGACATCCACCGTTTCAAGCGCGGCTGCGCACAGCACCTTGCCATATTCGGTCGGGGTGATCTGGCGCGTTGTGCGCGCAAACAGGGCAAAGCCAAGCGCCTCTTCAAGCTGGGTGATCCGGTGACTGACCGCCGATTGATGCACGCCAAGCTTTTCGGCGGCCTTGCTGAAACTGTGTTCGCTGGCAATCGCGGCCAGCACCGGGGCCAGCGGGATCACCCGCGCCATCAGATCGCCCCGTGACATTTCATGAGGTTTCTTCATCTATATATGAGTCCGCAATCCCTGCCAGATCGATTAAAACAGCCTCAACACAGATTTTAGCAGGAATATAGACATGAGTACATCTCAAGAAATACCCCAAACCATCCCGGTGCAGATCGTCAATGCGTTTGTGAAAAACGGAACGGGCGGCAACCCGGCCGGTGTCGTGCTGGATGCCGATCACTATAGCGACGCGCAAAAGCTGTTGATCGCGCAGAAAGTCGGGCTTTCCGAAACCGCCTTTGTCTCGAAATCCGAGAGTTGCGGCATCAAGCTTGATTTCTTTACGCCCACCAAACGCATCGCCCATTGCGGCCATGCCACCATCGCAACCTTTTCCTACCTTGCCGCACTGCAACGCTTTGGCGATGGCGAGACATCAAAGGAAACCGTCGATGGCCCGCGCAAGATCATCCTTGATCACGGCATGGCCTATATGGAGCAACTCGCCCCGACCTACACCCCGGCCAACAGTTGGGTTGATCAGGGTGTAACACTTGATGATGTGCTGAACCCCCTGTCGATCACGTCTAATGACCTCGATGACCGCGCCCGCCCGGTGCTGGTCAATACCGGCAATAACTTCATCGTCATTGCGGTGAAAGACCAGGCGACACTCGCCAACATCACACCCGATCAGGACGCCATCAACACGATCAGCGAGAAGCTGGATCTGATCGGCTATTACATCTTCACCACCGAAACCGACGAAACCGCGATTGACGCCACCACCCGTATGTTCGCCCCGCGCTATGGCATCACCGAGGAAGCCGCCACCGGCATGGCCGCCGGCCCGCTGGCCTGCGTGCTCCATGACCTGCTCGGCATCAAAAAGGACACGTTCCTGATCGCCCAGGGCGCATTCATGACCGAACCGTCACCAAGCGAAATCAGGGTCACGCTGGAGCTTAAAGACGGACGCATCACCGGCCTTCTGGCAGGGGGCAAAGGCAAGGTGATGAAGAGCCTTGAGATCAATATCTAACAACACGCCCTTCCTGGCGCTTCTGCGAACATGCAGGAGCGCCATAACTTTACCCATAAGTAAAAATCACACAGAACAAAGCCTCAAACCGCTCTATCTTACCCATAGGTAAACTTTCCTTTACTTCCACCTCCAATTCGATTAAATTTACTCACAGGTAAATTTGGAGGATGCTGTGCACATCACCCGCATGGATCAGCTTGGCCCGGAAATTCGCAAAACCCGCAAGGCCCTTGGCCTGTCCCAGACCGACCTTGCACTTGCCACGGGCCTGAGCATCAAGTTCCTCAGCCAGCTTGAAACCGGCAAGGCGGATAATCCAAGCTTCGCCAACATCCTTGATATCACCCGCGCGCTTGGCGGTCAGGTCAGGCTGGATTGGTCGGATATACCCACTGAAACCGCCCCCGCCCAAACCGGCGGAGGCCAGACATGACCAAAACCCTTATGGTCCTTGCCAATGGCCGTGATCGGGTTGGCGTTCTGCAATCCGATGCGCGCGGCTATATGTCGTTTGAATATGACCAAGGCTGGCTTTCAAACCCGGCCGCCTATCCGGTTTCGCAAAGCATCCCGCTGTGCGAAGGCACGTTTGACAGCCAAGCCATCGAACCGTTCTTTGACGGGCTTTTGCCCGACAAGAAGGATGTCCGTCGCCAGATCGCAGCACTTTTTGACGTCGCGCCAAGTGACGAATTTGGCATGCTCGAACATATCGGGCGCGATTGCGCCGGGGCCTTGATGCTGGTGCCCGAGGTGCCCGATCACCCATCACTTTCCGCCGATGAACACGCCCCCCGCCTCGCCCCGATCTCAAGCGATGATCTTGCCAAACGCATTGCCGATCTGCCGCAAAGGCCGCTGTTTGTCGACGAGGACGAAGTCGTGCTGTCCCTGGCCGGGATGAATGACAAGGCCGCGGTTTATATTGATCCCGATACGGGGGAAATCTCCCTGCCGATTGGCGGATATCCCAGCACCCATATCCTTAAAATTGATATCGAACGCTTGGCCGATTCCACCCGCACAGAGCATTTCTGCATGAAGCTGGCGCGCAAAATCGGGCTGGATGCCGCACACACCAGAATTCGCATCTATAATGA from Thalassospira sp. ER-Se-21-Dark harbors:
- a CDS encoding DUF952 domain-containing protein; the protein is MTNTTDDMIYRVLGSDEWAEALSAGQYDGAPHDIADGFIHFSTQDTLAATLALHYAGRDHLKLLRVPVAPIAAKLKWEPARGGTLFPHLYDVLSVEHVTKVDEIRLDENGVHILPKDLR
- a CDS encoding LysR family transcriptional regulator, yielding MKKPHEMSRGDLMARVIPLAPVLAAIASEHSFSKAAEKLGVHQSAVSHRITQLEEALGFALFARTTRQITPTEYGKVLCAAALETVDVWDAAFDRLEKFRTAGTVRLSVASALAMKWVLPNLASAQQAGLEVALDVNDRPVDFTRGTIDAAIRFGAGPYPGLHSTLIKKAEIMPVARPGYVAVGRGLEDVLGDLDVTLLKDAVGERDGTDFSWDYYAAKAGVRLDAHSNALAFDRADLVLQAAINGMGIGLGRTLLIEGDIAQGFLKPVGKAVPMKSAYWLVCSPEFARTERYAQLLGWLKDQMK
- a CDS encoding PhzF family phenazine biosynthesis protein — its product is MSTSQEIPQTIPVQIVNAFVKNGTGGNPAGVVLDADHYSDAQKLLIAQKVGLSETAFVSKSESCGIKLDFFTPTKRIAHCGHATIATFSYLAALQRFGDGETSKETVDGPRKIILDHGMAYMEQLAPTYTPANSWVDQGVTLDDVLNPLSITSNDLDDRARPVLVNTGNNFIVIAVKDQATLANITPDQDAINTISEKLDLIGYYIFTTETDETAIDATTRMFAPRYGITEEAATGMAAGPLACVLHDLLGIKKDTFLIAQGAFMTEPSPSEIRVTLELKDGRITGLLAGGKGKVMKSLEINI
- a CDS encoding helix-turn-helix transcriptional regulator, whose product is MHITRMDQLGPEIRKTRKALGLSQTDLALATGLSIKFLSQLETGKADNPSFANILDITRALGGQVRLDWSDIPTETAPAQTGGGQT
- a CDS encoding type II toxin-antitoxin system HipA family toxin — encoded protein: MTKTLMVLANGRDRVGVLQSDARGYMSFEYDQGWLSNPAAYPVSQSIPLCEGTFDSQAIEPFFDGLLPDKKDVRRQIAALFDVAPSDEFGMLEHIGRDCAGALMLVPEVPDHPSLSADEHAPRLAPISSDDLAKRIADLPQRPLFVDEDEVVLSLAGMNDKAAVYIDPDTGEISLPIGGYPSTHILKIDIERLADSTRTEHFCMKLARKIGLDAAHTRIRIYNDRPVLFVTRFDRAYARTSDGVRVTRLHQEDFCQALGVNPDVKYEKQGGPDVAAMFALTRQASSIPARDIPKLLGFVIFNFLIGNPDAHAKNYSLIYRQRPANSKPTTVQTAISPLYDVNNGAAFRDCFKSQRPRLAQSIGGCFDPTELDWPHWEAQARMIGSSPTALRKALLTMAKKLRETIAPLRNELRDTEADSPRLDHIVNDVSNRCEAWITKLG